Proteins from a single region of Verrucosispora sp. NA02020:
- the pcaB gene encoding 3-carboxy-cis,cis-muconate cycloisomerase produces MRPSSSPSDTLLRGLSGTPDVDAELGDTALLRALLDVEAALVRAAADAGLVPAPAAEAIAAGCRADAYDPVVLGAAAEDAGNPVVPLVRELTAAVAESARPWVHYGATSQDVLDSALALVLSRALTPLLRHLDAAVDAVAGLARAHRDTPMIGRTLGQQAAPTTFGLKAAGWLLGLVEARRRVLQVRDSLPAQLGGAVGTLAGYGPAGPAVVERFAARLGLAAAPLPWHTRRQPVLDLAAALGGLLAAAGKVALDVGLLAQTEVGELSEGGAGRGGSSAMPHKRNPVDSILVGAAARRGPGLVGTLFAAAGQEHERAAGGWHAEWEPLLDLVHLAGGAAARTARMLTHLRVDPQRMRANLDATGGLPMAEAVAARLAPALGRAAAHDLVRRATTGPRFRDALLADAQVRAHLSEADLDAALDPRAWLGSAGHLVDRALAYGRSGS; encoded by the coding sequence ATGAGACCGTCTTCTTCGCCCTCTGACACCCTGCTGCGGGGCCTGTCCGGCACACCGGACGTCGATGCCGAGCTCGGCGACACCGCCCTGCTGCGGGCGCTGCTGGACGTGGAGGCCGCGCTGGTCCGGGCCGCCGCCGACGCCGGACTGGTGCCCGCCCCGGCCGCCGAGGCGATCGCCGCCGGGTGCCGCGCCGACGCGTACGATCCGGTGGTCCTGGGCGCGGCGGCGGAGGACGCCGGCAATCCGGTCGTACCGCTGGTGCGGGAACTGACCGCCGCCGTCGCCGAGTCGGCCCGCCCCTGGGTGCACTACGGCGCCACCAGCCAGGACGTGCTCGACAGCGCGCTGGCGCTGGTGCTCTCGCGGGCGCTGACGCCGCTGCTGCGGCACCTCGACGCGGCCGTCGACGCCGTCGCCGGTCTCGCCCGTGCCCACCGGGACACCCCGATGATCGGGCGGACCCTGGGCCAGCAGGCCGCGCCCACCACCTTCGGGCTCAAGGCGGCCGGTTGGCTGCTCGGCCTCGTCGAGGCGCGCCGCCGCGTACTCCAGGTGCGCGACAGCCTGCCCGCGCAGCTCGGCGGCGCGGTCGGCACGCTCGCCGGGTACGGTCCGGCCGGCCCGGCGGTGGTCGAGCGCTTCGCCGCCCGGCTGGGCCTGGCGGCGGCTCCGCTGCCCTGGCACACCCGCCGGCAACCCGTCCTCGACCTGGCCGCCGCGCTCGGTGGGCTGCTCGCCGCCGCCGGCAAGGTCGCGCTCGACGTCGGTCTGCTCGCCCAGACCGAGGTCGGCGAGCTGTCCGAGGGCGGTGCGGGACGCGGCGGCTCCTCGGCGATGCCGCACAAGCGCAACCCGGTCGACTCGATCCTGGTCGGCGCCGCCGCCCGACGGGGTCCCGGGCTGGTCGGCACCCTGTTCGCCGCTGCCGGGCAGGAACACGAGCGCGCCGCCGGTGGCTGGCACGCCGAGTGGGAGCCGCTGCTGGACCTGGTGCACCTGGCCGGCGGGGCCGCCGCCCGGACCGCCCGGATGCTGACCCACCTTCGGGTGGACCCGCAACGGATGCGGGCCAACCTGGACGCCACCGGCGGGCTGCCGATGGCCGAGGCGGTCGCCGCCCGACTCGCCCCGGCGCTGGGCCGCGCCGCCGCCCACGACCTGGTCCGCCGGGCCACCACCGGCCCACGTTTCCGGGACGCCCTGCTCGCCGACGCACAGGTGCGGGCCCACCTGTCCGAGGCCGACCTCGACGCCGCCCTGGACCCGCGCGCCTGGCTCGGGTCCGCCGGCCACCTGGTCGACCGGGCGCTCGCATACGGGAGGTCCGGCTCGTGA
- the pcaD gene encoding 3-oxoadipate enol-lactonase codes for MTDVLHATVDGPPDAPVLVLGSSLGTTGAMWQPQVAALATRFRVLRYDHLGHGASPAPPGPYTIDLLGRKVLGLLDDLDVERVHYAGLSLGGMVGMWLAAYAPERIDRLALLCTSAALGPADGWRSRAATVRAGLLHTVTDAIVSRWFTPAFAAAHPDTVADYQDMLALTPPAGYAACCEAIAAMDLRPALASVRAPTLVVAAADDPATPPAHAADIAARIDGARLVVLADAAHLANVERPEAVSRLLTSHLDPEGRATP; via the coding sequence GTGACCGACGTGCTGCACGCCACCGTGGACGGTCCGCCGGACGCGCCGGTGCTGGTGCTGGGCAGCTCGCTGGGGACCACCGGCGCCATGTGGCAGCCGCAGGTGGCGGCGCTCGCCACCCGGTTCCGGGTGCTCCGGTACGACCATCTCGGTCACGGCGCCTCACCCGCGCCCCCCGGGCCGTACACGATCGACCTGCTGGGCCGGAAGGTGCTCGGGCTGCTCGACGACCTGGACGTCGAGCGGGTCCACTACGCGGGGCTCTCCCTCGGCGGCATGGTCGGCATGTGGCTGGCCGCGTACGCGCCCGAGCGCATCGACCGCCTGGCCCTGCTCTGCACCTCGGCGGCGCTCGGCCCGGCCGACGGATGGCGGTCCCGCGCCGCGACCGTCCGCGCCGGTCTGCTGCACACGGTCACCGACGCGATCGTGTCCCGCTGGTTCACCCCCGCGTTCGCCGCCGCGCACCCCGACACCGTCGCCGACTACCAGGACATGCTGGCCCTCACCCCGCCCGCCGGGTACGCCGCCTGCTGCGAGGCGATCGCCGCCATGGATCTGCGTCCCGCCCTCGCGTCGGTACGCGCCCCCACGCTCGTGGTCGCCGCCGCCGACGACCCGGCGACCCCGCCCGCGCACGCCGCCGACATCGCCGCGCGGATCGACGGTGCCCGGCTGGTCGTGCTGGCCGACGCCGCCCACCTGGCCAACGTCGAACGACCCGAGGCCGTCTCCCGCCTGCTGACGAGCCACCTCGACCCGGAAGGCAGGGCGACGCCGTGA
- the pcaC gene encoding 4-carboxymuconolactone decarboxylase gives MTDAQRHEAGMAVRRQVLGDAHVDRAVADTDEFTADFQDLITRYAWGEIWTRDGLDRRTRSCITLAVLATQHHDAELAMHVRAALRNGLTPQEVGEVLLQVAVYAGVPAANRAFKVAQETLRQEAQ, from the coding sequence GTGACCGACGCGCAACGACACGAGGCCGGGATGGCGGTACGCCGGCAGGTGCTCGGCGACGCCCACGTGGACCGGGCGGTCGCCGACACCGACGAGTTCACCGCCGACTTCCAGGACCTGATCACCCGGTACGCGTGGGGTGAGATCTGGACCCGGGACGGGCTGGACCGGCGTACCCGCAGTTGCATCACCCTCGCCGTCCTCGCCACCCAGCACCACGACGCGGAACTGGCGATGCACGTACGCGCCGCGCTGCGCAACGGCCTGACCCCGCAGGAGGTCGGTGAGGTCCTGTTGCAGGTGGCCGTCTACGCTGGCGTACCGGCGGCGAACCGGGCGTTCAAGGTGGCCCAGGAGACCCTGCGGCAGGAGGCCCAGTGA
- a CDS encoding IclR family transcriptional regulator, with amino-acid sequence MTDAATTRSGEFVQSLERGLAVIRAFDAEHPQLTLSEVARATGLTRAAARRFLLTLVELGYVHTDGRLFSLRPRILDLGYAYLSGLGLPEVARPHMAALVAQVHESCSASVLDGDEVVYVARVPAKRIMTVGISVGTRFPAYATSMGRVLLAAQPAQWLDDYLATATLRPLTRRTVTDPAKLRTILTRIAAQGYALVDQELEEGLRSLAAPVRADDGTVIAAVNVSAHASRGTFDAIRRELLPPLLAAARRIEEDLAGGALR; translated from the coding sequence GTGACCGACGCGGCGACCACGCGATCCGGCGAGTTCGTCCAGTCGCTGGAACGCGGTCTCGCCGTGATCAGGGCGTTCGACGCGGAGCACCCGCAACTCACCCTCAGCGAGGTCGCCCGCGCCACCGGGCTGACCCGCGCCGCCGCCCGACGGTTCCTGCTCACCCTGGTCGAGTTGGGCTACGTGCACACCGACGGGCGGTTGTTCTCGCTGCGCCCACGCATCCTGGACCTCGGCTACGCGTACCTCTCCGGCCTGGGTCTGCCGGAGGTGGCCCGGCCGCACATGGCGGCCCTGGTCGCGCAGGTCCACGAGTCGTGCTCCGCCTCGGTCCTCGACGGCGACGAGGTGGTCTACGTGGCCCGGGTGCCCGCCAAACGGATCATGACGGTGGGGATCAGCGTCGGCACCCGCTTCCCCGCGTACGCCACCTCGATGGGCCGGGTGCTGCTCGCCGCACAGCCCGCGCAGTGGCTGGACGACTACCTCGCCACCGCGACGCTGCGCCCGCTCACCCGTCGCACCGTCACCGACCCGGCCAAGCTGCGCACCATCCTCACCAGGATCGCCGCCCAGGGGTACGCCCTGGTCGACCAGGAACTTGAGGAGGGGCTGCGGTCGCTGGCCGCCCCGGTACGCGCCGACGACGGCACCGTGATCGCGGCGGTCAACGTCTCCGCCCACGCCAGCCGCGGCACGTTCGACGCGATCCGCAGGGAACTGCTGCCGCCGCTGCTCGCCGCCGCCCGGCGCATCGAGGAGGACCTGGCCGGGGGAGCACTCCGCTAG
- a CDS encoding Na+/H+ antiporter produces the protein MSELLLIITLGVTVLVGTTLGGRYRVAPPVLLICMGALLALLPPLSHVILPPEVVLLLFLPAILYRESLTTSLREVRANIVVITLLAVGLVGVTMVVVSLVVQRFGVDPAVAWVLGAVLAPTDAAAVAGLAKRMPRRLLTTLHTESLINDGTALVLFAVALGLLGGGAAPTVFELVERVGLSFLGGIAAGLLVGTVVILIRKRLDDPLREGAISVLTPFAAFFLADVVHESGVLAVVVSGLMLTAASPRVVRARSRVLALSFWDLTTFLINGGLFVLVGMQIPRAVRSVTSVSLLRALAIAVVVAVVLVAVRMLWLHLTAIVARLVDRRAVAVSRRVNWRVRTVAGWAGFRGAVSLAAALAVPLSIDGDRVPERDLIIFCVAAVILLTMLVQGTTLPFLLTWAGLTGDPEREDESRQARVRATQVTLDALPDIAERIGADADILRRIQDEYSGHLDAAQAEPEDDTAAVQEAERQLRLAALDHKRREITRMRDSREIDDVVLRELQAHLDVEEIRLLGPRTLE, from the coding sequence GTGAGCGAGCTGTTGCTGATCATCACGTTGGGCGTCACCGTGCTGGTCGGCACCACCCTCGGCGGTCGCTACCGGGTCGCGCCACCGGTCCTGCTCATCTGCATGGGCGCGCTGCTGGCGCTGCTACCGCCGTTGTCACACGTCATCCTGCCCCCCGAGGTGGTGCTGCTGCTGTTCCTGCCGGCCATCCTCTACCGGGAGAGCCTGACCACCAGCCTGCGCGAGGTCCGGGCGAACATCGTGGTGATCACGCTGCTGGCGGTCGGGCTGGTCGGCGTCACGATGGTGGTGGTGTCCCTGGTCGTGCAGCGCTTCGGCGTCGACCCGGCGGTGGCCTGGGTGCTCGGCGCGGTGCTCGCCCCGACCGACGCCGCGGCCGTGGCCGGTCTGGCCAAGCGGATGCCCCGGCGGCTGCTCACCACGCTGCACACCGAGAGCCTGATCAACGACGGCACCGCCCTGGTGCTGTTCGCCGTGGCGCTCGGGCTGCTCGGTGGCGGTGCCGCGCCGACCGTCTTCGAACTCGTCGAGCGGGTCGGCCTGTCGTTCCTCGGTGGCATCGCCGCCGGTCTGCTGGTCGGCACCGTGGTGATCCTCATCCGCAAGCGCCTGGACGACCCGTTGCGGGAGGGCGCGATCAGCGTGCTCACCCCGTTCGCCGCGTTCTTCCTCGCCGACGTCGTGCACGAGAGCGGCGTACTCGCGGTGGTGGTCTCCGGGTTGATGCTGACCGCGGCCAGTCCCCGGGTGGTCCGGGCCCGGTCGCGGGTGCTGGCGCTGTCGTTCTGGGACCTGACCACCTTCCTCATCAACGGTGGACTCTTCGTGCTGGTCGGCATGCAGATTCCCCGGGCGGTACGCAGCGTCACCAGCGTGTCGCTGCTGCGTGCGCTCGCTATCGCGGTGGTGGTGGCCGTGGTGCTGGTGGCGGTGCGGATGCTCTGGCTGCACCTCACCGCGATCGTCGCCCGGCTGGTGGACCGACGTGCGGTCGCGGTCAGCCGTCGGGTGAACTGGCGGGTCCGTACCGTCGCCGGGTGGGCCGGGTTCCGGGGCGCGGTCTCGCTGGCGGCGGCGCTCGCCGTGCCGCTCAGCATCGACGGGGACCGGGTCCCGGAACGGGACCTGATCATCTTCTGCGTGGCGGCGGTGATCCTGCTGACCATGCTGGTGCAGGGCACCACGCTGCCGTTCCTGCTGACCTGGGCGGGGCTCACCGGTGACCCGGAACGCGAGGACGAGAGCCGGCAGGCGCGGGTCCGCGCCACCCAGGTCACCCTCGACGCGCTGCCGGACATCGCCGAGCGGATCGGTGCCGACGCGGACATTCTGCGGCGGATCCAGGACGAGTACTCCGGGCACCTGGACGCGGCCCAGGCCGAGCCGGAGGACGACACGGCTGCCGTCCAGGAGGCGGAGCGTCAGCTACGGCTGGCCGCGCTGGACCACAAGCGCCGTGAGATCACCCGGATGCGCGACTCCCGGGAGATCGACGACGTGGTGCTGCGCGAGTTGCAGGCGCACCTGGACGTCGAGGAGATCCGCCTGCTCGGGCCGCGCACGCTCGAATGA